In a genomic window of Spodoptera frugiperda isolate SF20-4 chromosome 18, AGI-APGP_CSIRO_Sfru_2.0, whole genome shotgun sequence:
- the LOC118277789 gene encoding zinc finger MYM-type protein 3 isoform X3, giving the protein MDEKESLPDKPSEDVTQDSGDTAAATEAAVEDNAASGSGDAGAEASADATDSSTDVKTDSDITKSATDDGDGESELQNHVDNDAATEDSSSVKSDIGDSKTVTDTTDADSQDTKDEADLADKVIEESQDSELTADVDEKVKDELPQESTSQDEPSQESTSQDNSETNSQVNPEPTETSQESIEAATEDITIKQDEEAEKNESSVVEGSCETEAVEKEEKCEETKEDVLDNDDKKDNDEVGKPEFETAPNVTLDESQEDHTQALDPFDALLKDTTDSSQANETREKSDIAVTVNIDDDDDDHNADDHHGDVHEDDEDHHTDHPDEGGVSELADEPGADEEVCLLPDIEREISDADKAEAEKALAEKRKQAEEAAAEAAAIAAVPKEETVVDAEGSRDDHLNSEAVEEHAEADAANDEASHENGGEKENENEHDESAEIDDSEIPHIIQEISPFDSTCTQCKTEQACTYRYTTKDNETAYLCSEACVKDFQSEHAGQYSITHKKYLIQEIASKLLTCSECEEKKMCYFYYNYDGEDTNYCSMACLNSMMADEADKYVFKRRRIVAEEIEPKEAECYVCKVHKSCIFSLNRYGEHLLVCENACIKTLNGKEDGRYMIRKKRILRRQPTQPQNPPLLKLKVISNATDKYLDEAYKIQAKTPAMVQAAREERERTFIRKCNQCQIILNIDEKLLTWETMDFCGELCLGRYQNKIGARCANCKNNVQHTSLGKYCVRFGFDIRQFCNWSCLEEFKKGLKICCYCQRDISVGHQGFLAPVGDKGQFKDFCSQACMEKFDLMSKNPIPQPVWAKCAVCSLEKATSIEVEVSEELSQRLCSDPCFAAFKFVNNIFPDQCRWCKKYFERKQSKCFTIYESSNTHCFCSKSCMNVYISNSRHIVPCNWCKVKKYNFDMIRRVQTNGQAIMMCSLNCLNLYQVSVNAVSSRRTKCDMCKRTSLAQYHLTMSDATVRNFCSYQCVMTFQGQYSKHAPPLIPGEAIDQQKAVPTGAPRRTYPAASKTVKGQQRAGVMPVISNVQSLATPPPLMPSMTRQKSKRLQQPVPEPEPPAAPKTPPPPPKPPTPPPPPPPKIYNHVIVKTLPPREIANKATMTKPMMVSKGVSCRPHPCTKECQTDPSLERRVLIPVPVPIYVPVPCAMWSLPFPVPVPIPLPIPTPVFIPTTRNSAKGIMKEINKIHDKMPTDPFEAELLMMAEMVAGDKKKDQSDSDTDEDNEETFSPVAGMDGNNAFGEDMLQMALKMATEYEDQPVDLESAMTANTITPSSHPGMPGLEGESMHHHHMMVLEQQRAVAALRASAAPRKRAPAPPAAARPARTSKRRRAEPPPAPLPDPPREPAEKPDANMCLKYTFGVNAWKQWVMTKNAEIEKSSIRRKPFKSEILQLTADELNYSLCLFVKEVRKPNGSEYAPDTIYYLVLGIQQYLFENGRIDNIFTDPYYEKFTDCLDEVARKFSVLYNDSQYIVTRVEEEHLWESKQLGAHSPHVLLSTLMFFNTKHFNLVTVEEHMQLSFSHIMKHWKRNPNQPGQAKIPGSRNVLLRFYPPQSALEANSRKKKVYEQQENEENPLRCPVKLYEFYISKCIFSNSPESVRTRNDVFYLQPERSCVPDSPVWYSTQALSRQALAKMLHRVKMVKEINIALLTS; this is encoded by the exons CAGACTTAGCTGACAAAGTAATAGAAGAATCACAAGACAGTGAATTGACTGCAGATGTAGATGAAAAAGTAAAAGATGAATTACCACAAGAATCAACATCACAAGATGAGCCAAGTCAAGAGTCGACCAGTCAAGACAATAGTGAGACAAATAGCCAAGTAAATCCTGAACCCACTGAAACAAGTCAGGAAAGCATAGAGGCAGCTACAGAAGATATAACTATAAAACAAGATGAAGAGGCTGAGAAAAATGAAAGTTCAGTTGTTGAAGGAAGCTGTGAAACAGAGGCTGTTGAAAAAGAAGAGAAATGTGAGGAAACAAAAGAAGATGTATTAGATAATGATGACAAGAAAGACAATGATGAGGTTGGCAAGCCTGAGTTTGAGACTGCACCCAATGTTACTCTTGATGAATCACAGGAGGACCACACacag GCACTGGACCCCTTCGATGCATTGCTCAAAGACACAACTGACTCTAGTCAAGCAAATGAAACCAGGGAAAAGTCAGACATTGCTGTCACAGTTAAtatagatgatgatgatgatgatcataatGCTGATGATCACCACGGCGACGTTCATGAAGATGATGAGGACCATCATACAG ATCACCCTGATGAAGGAGGAGTGTCGGAGCTGGCTGATGAGCCTGGCGCTGATGAGGAAGTGTGTCTCCTGCCAGACATTGAACGGGAAATTTCTGATGCCGACAAGGCTGAAGCAGAGAAGGCTTTAGCTGAAAAGAGAAAGCAGGCAGAgg AAGCTGCAGCGGAGGCGGCAGCGATAGCGGCTGTACCCAAGGAAGAAACTGTTGTGGATGCCGAAGGAAGCAGAGATGACCATCTGAACAGCGAGGCAGTAGAAGAACATGCTGAGGCAGACGCTGCCAACGACGAGGCTTCCCACGAAAATGGCGGAG AGAAAGAGAATGAAAATGAACACGATGAATCTGCAGAAATTGACGACAGTGAAATCCCACACATTATCCAGGAGATCAGTCCGTTTGACAGCACTTGTACACAGTGTAAGACTGAGCAAGCTTGTACCTACCGATATACCACCAAGGATAATGAAACCGCCTACTTATGCTCCGAGGCATGCGTCAAAGACTTCCAGAGTGAACATGCTGGGCAATACTCCATCACGCACAAGAAGTACTTAATTCAAGAAATTGCATCTAAACTCTTAACATGCTCAGAatgtgaagaaaaaaaaatgtgctacttttattacaattacgACGGTGAAGACACTAACTACTGCTCCATGGCCTGCCTCAACAGTATGATGGCCGATGAAGCAGACAAATACGTGTTCAAGAGACGAAGGATAGTTGCCGAAGAAATTGAACCCAAAGAAGCAGAGTGCTATGTATGCAAAGTTCACAAAAGCTGCATATTCTCCCTCAATAGGTATGGTGAACATCTTCTAGTGTGTGAAAATGCGTGCATAAAAACCCTTAACGGCAAAGAAGATGGTAGATATATGATTAGAAAGAAGAGAATTCTAAGAAGACAACCTACCCAGCCACAAAATCCTcctttacttaaattaaaagttattagcAATGCAACAGATAAATATTTAGACGAAGCATATAAGATACAAGCGAAGACTCCCGCGATGGTGCAAGCCGCGAGGGAAGAGAGAGAACGGACTTTCATTCGGAAGTGTAACCAATGCCAAATTATTCTTAACATTGACGAAAAATTATTGACTTGGGAAACTATGGACTTTTGTGGTGAATTGTGTTTAGGACggtatcaaaacaaaattggaGCTCGGTGCGCGAATTGTAAGAACAATGTGCAACATACTAGTTTAGGGAAATATTGCGTCCGATTTGGTTTCGATATCCGACAGTTTTGTAACTGGTCATGTTTGGAAGAGTTTAAGAAAGGGTTGAAGATATGTTGTTACTGTCAAAGGGATATATCAGTGGGACACCAAGGCTTTCTGGCTCCCGTCGGTGATAAAGGACAATTTAAAGACTTTTGTTCACAAGCTTGTATGGAGAAGTTTGACCTGATGAGTAAAAACCCGATACCTCAACCAGTGTGGGCGAAGTGTGCTGTGTGTTCCTTAGAAAAGGCGACTTCGATTGAAGTGGAAGTGAGTGAGGAATTGTCACAAAGGTTGTGTTCAGATCCTTGTTTTGCAGCATTCAAATTCGTCAACAATATCTTCCCAG ACCAGTGTCGTTGGtgcaaaaaatactttgaaCGGAAGCAGAGTAAATGTTTTACAATCTACGAAAGTTCAAACACTCACTGTTTCTGCTCAAAGTCATGTATGAATGTATATATCAGTAATTCTAGGCATATAGTGCCTTGTAACTGGTGTAAGGTGAAGAAATACAATTTCGACATGATAAGGCGGGTCCAAACAAATGGTCAGGCCATTATGATGTGCTCACTCAACTGTTTGAATCTCTACCAGGTTTCTGTTAATGCTGTGTCTTCCAGAAG AACAAAATGTGATATGTGCAAAAGAACATCGTTAGCTCAATACCACTTAACAATGTCCGATGCCACCGTGAGAAATTTCTGTTCATACCAGTGTGTCATGACATTCCAG GGTCAATACTCAAAGCATGCGCCTCCATTAATACCAGGCGAGGCCATCGACCAACAGAAAGCGGTACCCACGGGAGCGCCTAGGCGGACATACCCTGCTGCTAGTAAAA CAGTCAAAGGCCAGCAGCGGGCAGGCGTTATGCCAGTGATCTCAAACgtccagtccttagcaactcCCCCTCCGCTCATGCCATCCATGACGCGACAGAAATCCAAACGGTTACAACAACCTGTACCAGAGCCCGAGCCCCCCGCAGCACCCAAAACACCCCCTCCCCCTCCTAAGCCCCCTACCCCACCACCACCCCCACCCCCCAAAATATACAACCATGTAATAGTTAAAACTTTACCCCCACGAGAAATAGCCAATAAGGCAACCATGACAAAGCCTATGATGGTGTCAAAAGGCGTGTCATGTAGACCTCATCCGTGCACTAAGGAGTGTCAGACGGACCCTAGTTTAGAACGGCGTGTACTTATTCCTGTCCCCGTCCCTATTTACGTCCCAGTACCTTGTGCTATGTGGTCACTTCCCTTCCCTGTTCCGGTCCCTATTCCTTTACCTATCCCAACGCCAGTCTTTATTCCCACAACTAGAAATTCGGCTAAAGGTATCATGAAGGAGATAAATAAGATCCACGATAAGATGCCGACGGATCCGTTCGAAGCTGAATTGCTGATGATGGCAGAAATGGTGGCTGGTGACAAGAAAAAAGATCAGAGTGATTCTGATACTGATGAGGACAATG AGGAAACCTTTAGTCCTGTGGCGGGTATGGACGGAAACAATGCGTTTGGCGAGGACATGCTGCAGATGGCGCTGAAAATGGCGACGGAGTATGAAGATCAACCTGTAGACCTTGAATCTGCGATGACGGCAAATACTATCACACCCAGCTCTCATCCTGGTATGCCTG GTCTGGAGGGTGAAAGCATGCACCACCACCATATGATGGTACTGGAGCAGCAACGCGCGGTGGCAGCGTTGCGTGCGTCGGCCGCGCCCCGCAAGCGtgcccccgcgcccccggcgGCCGCGCGCCCCGCTCGCACGTCCAAGCGGCGCCGCGCGGAGCCACCGCCCGCGCCGCTACCCGACCCACCGCGGGAGCCGGCTGAAAAACCTGACGCTAACATGTGTCTCAAG TACACGTTCGGCGTCAACGCGTGGAAACAGTGGGTGATGACGAAGAACGCGGAGATAGAGAAGAGCTCGATACGACGGAAGCCTTTCAAGTCTGAAATATTGCAGCTAACTGCGGATGAACTTAATTACTCGCTGTGTCTGTTTGTCAAGGAAGTGCGGAAACCGAACGGCAGCGAATACGCACCCgacactatttattatttagttttag GTATACAACAATATCTGTTCGAAAACGGCAGAATAGACAATATATTTACGGATCCATATTACGAGAAATTTACCGATTGCTTAGACGAAGTCGCAAGAAAGTTCTCAGTTTTATACAATGACTCAC AATACATAGTCACCCGAGTGGAAGAAGAGCATTTATGGGAGAGCAAACAACTGGGCGCACACTCCCCGCACGTCCTACTATCCACGCTTATGTTCTTCAACactaaacatttcaatttaGTG ACCGTAGAGGAACATATGCAATTGTCTTTCTCTCACATAATGAAGCATTGGAAGAGGAATCCTAATCAGCCAGGGCAGGCCAAGATACCTGGTTCAAGGAATGTCTTACTAAGGTTTTACCCTCCACAATCTGCCTTAG AAGCAAATTCAAGAAAGAAAAAGGTGTATGAACAACAGGAAAATGAAGAGAATCCCTTGAGGTGTCCAGTCAAACTTTATGAGTTCTATATTTCTAAATG TATATTTTCCAACAGTCCCGAATCGGTGCGCACGCGGAACGACGTGTTCTACTTACAACCGGAGAGATCCTGTGTACCAGACTCCCCAGTGTGGTACTCTACGCAAGCGTTAAGCAGACAAGCACTGGCAAAGATGCTGCATCGTGTCAAGATGGTGAAGGAGATAAACATCGCGTTACTCACCAGCTAA
- the LOC118277789 gene encoding zinc finger MYM-type protein 3 isoform X4 → MDEKESLPDKPSEDVTQDSGDTAAATEAAVEDNAASGSGDAGAEASADATDSSTDVKTDSDITKSATDDGDGESELQNHVDNDAATEDSSSVKSDIGDSKTVTDTTDADSQDTKDEADLADKVIEESQDSELTADVDEKVKDELPQESTSQDEPSQESTSQDNSETNSQVNPEPTETSQESIEAATEDITIKQDEEAEKNESSVVEGSCETEAVEKEEKCEETKEDVLDNDDKKDNDEVGKPEFETAPNVTLDESQEDHTQALDPFDALLKDTTDSSQANETREKSDIAVTVNIDDDDDDHNADDHHGDVHEDDEDHHTDHPDEGGVSELADEPGADEEVCLLPDIEREISDADKAEAEKALAEKRKQAEEAAAEAAAIAAVPKEETVVDAEGSRDDHLNSEAVEEHAEADAANDEASHENGGEKENENEHDESAEIDDSEIPHIIQEISPFDSTCTQCKTEQACTYRYTTKDNETAYLCSEACVKDFQSEHAGQYSITHKKYLIQEIASKLLTCSECEEKKMCYFYYNYDGEDTNYCSMACLNSMMADEADKYVFKRRRIVAEEIEPKEAECYVCKVHKSCIFSLNRYGEHLLVCENACIKTLNGKEDGRYMIRKKRILRRQPTQPQNPPLLKLKVISNATDKYLDEAYKIQAKTPAMVQAAREERERTFIRKCNQCQIILNIDEKLLTWETMDFCGELCLGRYQNKIGARCANCKNNVQHTSLGKYCVRFGFDIRQFCNWSCLEEFKKGLKICCYCQRDISVGHQGFLAPVGDKGQFKDFCSQACMEKFDLMSKNPIPQPVWAKCAVCSLEKATSIEVEVSEELSQRLCSDPCFAAFKFVNNIFPDQCRWCKKYFERKQSKCFTIYESSNTHCFCSKSCMNVYISNSRHIVPCNWCKVKKYNFDMIRRVQTNGQAIMMCSLNCLNLYQVSVNAVSSRRTKCDMCKRTSLAQYHLTMSDATVRNFCSYQCVMTFQGQYSKHAPPLIPGEAIDQQKAVPTGAPRRTYPAASKTVKGQQRAGVMPVISNVQSLATPPPLMPSMTRQKSKRLQQPVPEPEPPAAPKTPPPPPKPPTPPPPPPPKIYNHVIVKTLPPREIANKATMTKPMMVSKGVSCRPHPCTKECQTDPSLERRVLIPVPVPIYVPVPCAMWSLPFPVPVPIPLPIPTPVFIPTTRNSAKGIMKEINKIHDKMPTDPFEAELLMMAEMVAGDKKKDQSDSDTDEDNEETFSPVAGMDGNNAFGEDMLQMALKMATEYEDQPVDLESAMTANTITPSSHPGMPGLEGESMHHHHMMVLEQQRAVAALRASAAPRKRAPAPPAAARPARTSKRRRAEPPPAPLPDPPREPAEKPDANMCLKYTFGVNAWKQWVMTKNAEIEKSSIRRKPFKSEILQLTADELNYSLCLFVKEVRKPNGSEYAPDTIYYLVLGIQQYLFENGRIDNIFTDPYYEKFTDCLDEVARKFSVLYNDSQYIVTRVEEEHLWESKQLGAHSPHVLLSTLMFFNTKHFNLVTVEEHMQLSFSHIMKHWKRNPNQPGQAKIPGSRNVLLRFYPPQSALEANSRKKKVYEQQENEENPLRCPVKLYEFYISKCPESVRTRNDVFYLQPERSCVPDSPVWYSTQALSRQALAKMLHRVKMVKEINIALLTS, encoded by the exons CAGACTTAGCTGACAAAGTAATAGAAGAATCACAAGACAGTGAATTGACTGCAGATGTAGATGAAAAAGTAAAAGATGAATTACCACAAGAATCAACATCACAAGATGAGCCAAGTCAAGAGTCGACCAGTCAAGACAATAGTGAGACAAATAGCCAAGTAAATCCTGAACCCACTGAAACAAGTCAGGAAAGCATAGAGGCAGCTACAGAAGATATAACTATAAAACAAGATGAAGAGGCTGAGAAAAATGAAAGTTCAGTTGTTGAAGGAAGCTGTGAAACAGAGGCTGTTGAAAAAGAAGAGAAATGTGAGGAAACAAAAGAAGATGTATTAGATAATGATGACAAGAAAGACAATGATGAGGTTGGCAAGCCTGAGTTTGAGACTGCACCCAATGTTACTCTTGATGAATCACAGGAGGACCACACacag GCACTGGACCCCTTCGATGCATTGCTCAAAGACACAACTGACTCTAGTCAAGCAAATGAAACCAGGGAAAAGTCAGACATTGCTGTCACAGTTAAtatagatgatgatgatgatgatcataatGCTGATGATCACCACGGCGACGTTCATGAAGATGATGAGGACCATCATACAG ATCACCCTGATGAAGGAGGAGTGTCGGAGCTGGCTGATGAGCCTGGCGCTGATGAGGAAGTGTGTCTCCTGCCAGACATTGAACGGGAAATTTCTGATGCCGACAAGGCTGAAGCAGAGAAGGCTTTAGCTGAAAAGAGAAAGCAGGCAGAgg AAGCTGCAGCGGAGGCGGCAGCGATAGCGGCTGTACCCAAGGAAGAAACTGTTGTGGATGCCGAAGGAAGCAGAGATGACCATCTGAACAGCGAGGCAGTAGAAGAACATGCTGAGGCAGACGCTGCCAACGACGAGGCTTCCCACGAAAATGGCGGAG AGAAAGAGAATGAAAATGAACACGATGAATCTGCAGAAATTGACGACAGTGAAATCCCACACATTATCCAGGAGATCAGTCCGTTTGACAGCACTTGTACACAGTGTAAGACTGAGCAAGCTTGTACCTACCGATATACCACCAAGGATAATGAAACCGCCTACTTATGCTCCGAGGCATGCGTCAAAGACTTCCAGAGTGAACATGCTGGGCAATACTCCATCACGCACAAGAAGTACTTAATTCAAGAAATTGCATCTAAACTCTTAACATGCTCAGAatgtgaagaaaaaaaaatgtgctacttttattacaattacgACGGTGAAGACACTAACTACTGCTCCATGGCCTGCCTCAACAGTATGATGGCCGATGAAGCAGACAAATACGTGTTCAAGAGACGAAGGATAGTTGCCGAAGAAATTGAACCCAAAGAAGCAGAGTGCTATGTATGCAAAGTTCACAAAAGCTGCATATTCTCCCTCAATAGGTATGGTGAACATCTTCTAGTGTGTGAAAATGCGTGCATAAAAACCCTTAACGGCAAAGAAGATGGTAGATATATGATTAGAAAGAAGAGAATTCTAAGAAGACAACCTACCCAGCCACAAAATCCTcctttacttaaattaaaagttattagcAATGCAACAGATAAATATTTAGACGAAGCATATAAGATACAAGCGAAGACTCCCGCGATGGTGCAAGCCGCGAGGGAAGAGAGAGAACGGACTTTCATTCGGAAGTGTAACCAATGCCAAATTATTCTTAACATTGACGAAAAATTATTGACTTGGGAAACTATGGACTTTTGTGGTGAATTGTGTTTAGGACggtatcaaaacaaaattggaGCTCGGTGCGCGAATTGTAAGAACAATGTGCAACATACTAGTTTAGGGAAATATTGCGTCCGATTTGGTTTCGATATCCGACAGTTTTGTAACTGGTCATGTTTGGAAGAGTTTAAGAAAGGGTTGAAGATATGTTGTTACTGTCAAAGGGATATATCAGTGGGACACCAAGGCTTTCTGGCTCCCGTCGGTGATAAAGGACAATTTAAAGACTTTTGTTCACAAGCTTGTATGGAGAAGTTTGACCTGATGAGTAAAAACCCGATACCTCAACCAGTGTGGGCGAAGTGTGCTGTGTGTTCCTTAGAAAAGGCGACTTCGATTGAAGTGGAAGTGAGTGAGGAATTGTCACAAAGGTTGTGTTCAGATCCTTGTTTTGCAGCATTCAAATTCGTCAACAATATCTTCCCAG ACCAGTGTCGTTGGtgcaaaaaatactttgaaCGGAAGCAGAGTAAATGTTTTACAATCTACGAAAGTTCAAACACTCACTGTTTCTGCTCAAAGTCATGTATGAATGTATATATCAGTAATTCTAGGCATATAGTGCCTTGTAACTGGTGTAAGGTGAAGAAATACAATTTCGACATGATAAGGCGGGTCCAAACAAATGGTCAGGCCATTATGATGTGCTCACTCAACTGTTTGAATCTCTACCAGGTTTCTGTTAATGCTGTGTCTTCCAGAAG AACAAAATGTGATATGTGCAAAAGAACATCGTTAGCTCAATACCACTTAACAATGTCCGATGCCACCGTGAGAAATTTCTGTTCATACCAGTGTGTCATGACATTCCAG GGTCAATACTCAAAGCATGCGCCTCCATTAATACCAGGCGAGGCCATCGACCAACAGAAAGCGGTACCCACGGGAGCGCCTAGGCGGACATACCCTGCTGCTAGTAAAA CAGTCAAAGGCCAGCAGCGGGCAGGCGTTATGCCAGTGATCTCAAACgtccagtccttagcaactcCCCCTCCGCTCATGCCATCCATGACGCGACAGAAATCCAAACGGTTACAACAACCTGTACCAGAGCCCGAGCCCCCCGCAGCACCCAAAACACCCCCTCCCCCTCCTAAGCCCCCTACCCCACCACCACCCCCACCCCCCAAAATATACAACCATGTAATAGTTAAAACTTTACCCCCACGAGAAATAGCCAATAAGGCAACCATGACAAAGCCTATGATGGTGTCAAAAGGCGTGTCATGTAGACCTCATCCGTGCACTAAGGAGTGTCAGACGGACCCTAGTTTAGAACGGCGTGTACTTATTCCTGTCCCCGTCCCTATTTACGTCCCAGTACCTTGTGCTATGTGGTCACTTCCCTTCCCTGTTCCGGTCCCTATTCCTTTACCTATCCCAACGCCAGTCTTTATTCCCACAACTAGAAATTCGGCTAAAGGTATCATGAAGGAGATAAATAAGATCCACGATAAGATGCCGACGGATCCGTTCGAAGCTGAATTGCTGATGATGGCAGAAATGGTGGCTGGTGACAAGAAAAAAGATCAGAGTGATTCTGATACTGATGAGGACAATG AGGAAACCTTTAGTCCTGTGGCGGGTATGGACGGAAACAATGCGTTTGGCGAGGACATGCTGCAGATGGCGCTGAAAATGGCGACGGAGTATGAAGATCAACCTGTAGACCTTGAATCTGCGATGACGGCAAATACTATCACACCCAGCTCTCATCCTGGTATGCCTG GTCTGGAGGGTGAAAGCATGCACCACCACCATATGATGGTACTGGAGCAGCAACGCGCGGTGGCAGCGTTGCGTGCGTCGGCCGCGCCCCGCAAGCGtgcccccgcgcccccggcgGCCGCGCGCCCCGCTCGCACGTCCAAGCGGCGCCGCGCGGAGCCACCGCCCGCGCCGCTACCCGACCCACCGCGGGAGCCGGCTGAAAAACCTGACGCTAACATGTGTCTCAAG TACACGTTCGGCGTCAACGCGTGGAAACAGTGGGTGATGACGAAGAACGCGGAGATAGAGAAGAGCTCGATACGACGGAAGCCTTTCAAGTCTGAAATATTGCAGCTAACTGCGGATGAACTTAATTACTCGCTGTGTCTGTTTGTCAAGGAAGTGCGGAAACCGAACGGCAGCGAATACGCACCCgacactatttattatttagttttag GTATACAACAATATCTGTTCGAAAACGGCAGAATAGACAATATATTTACGGATCCATATTACGAGAAATTTACCGATTGCTTAGACGAAGTCGCAAGAAAGTTCTCAGTTTTATACAATGACTCAC AATACATAGTCACCCGAGTGGAAGAAGAGCATTTATGGGAGAGCAAACAACTGGGCGCACACTCCCCGCACGTCCTACTATCCACGCTTATGTTCTTCAACactaaacatttcaatttaGTG ACCGTAGAGGAACATATGCAATTGTCTTTCTCTCACATAATGAAGCATTGGAAGAGGAATCCTAATCAGCCAGGGCAGGCCAAGATACCTGGTTCAAGGAATGTCTTACTAAGGTTTTACCCTCCACAATCTGCCTTAG AAGCAAATTCAAGAAAGAAAAAGGTGTATGAACAACAGGAAAATGAAGAGAATCCCTTGAGGTGTCCAGTCAAACTTTATGAGTTCTATATTTCTAAATG TCCCGAATCGGTGCGCACGCGGAACGACGTGTTCTACTTACAACCGGAGAGATCCTGTGTACCAGACTCCCCAGTGTGGTACTCTACGCAAGCGTTAAGCAGACAAGCACTGGCAAAGATGCTGCATCGTGTCAAGATGGTGAAGGAGATAAACATCGCGTTACTCACCAGCTAA